The Sander vitreus isolate 19-12246 chromosome 5, sanVit1, whole genome shotgun sequence genome includes a region encoding these proteins:
- the LOC144517910 gene encoding carnitine O-acetyltransferase, translating into MLGVFVKAALRPGLVKPCRLVRSVIQIPERTLVHQEGLPKLPVPPLKQTCERYLAALEPIVSEEELEHTGQLVEEFLKGGVGERLQKSLERRARKTDNWLSEWWMQSAYLDCRMPVAVYTSPGVVLPRMRFHDRQGQMRFAAKLIAGVLDFKKMIDTDTLPIEYLSEKPLCMNQYYQILSSCRIPGPKRDTVVNHTLGKTPITHITVVHNFQFFVLDVYHSDGTPLTEDQIYMQLEKIWNSSLQTNKEPIGILTSQHRNTWGKAYNSLIKDKTNKESVRAIQKSIFTVCLDAPMPRVSDELYPSRVAAQMLHGGGARWNSGNRWFDKTLQFIVGEDGTCGLVYEHAPAEGPPIVFLIDFVVKYMRRTEIVRSPMFPLPMPLKLRFNITPEVKRDIERAKQNMNMMVHDLDVKVLMFSHFGKNVPKQHKLSPDAFVQMALQLAYFRMYNMCCSTYESASLRMFKYGRTDAIRATTADSFKFVQAMQDPSKPNAERLALLQGAVQTHKEHTYNAIYGQAIDRHLLGLRLLSIEELTSMPEIFMDTSFAVAHHYNLSTSQVGSKTDCVMCFGPMVPDGYGVCYNPMDEHINIAITAFNSCEETHAAKFAKAVEDALLDMRALLEDTATAKQ; encoded by the exons CTGCGGCCTGGCCTGGTGAAGCCATGTCGCCTGGTCAGATCAGTAATACAGATCCCAGAGAGGACCCTGGTGCACCAGGAGGGTTTACCTAAGCTGCCTGTGCCGCCCTTGAAGCAGACGTGTGAGCGATACCTGGCTGCTCTGGAGCCCATCGTCAGCGAGGAGGAGCTGGAACACACCGGGCAGCTGGTGGAGGAGTTCCTCAAGGGTGGTGTTGGGGAAAGGCTGCAGAAAAGCCTGGAGCGACGGGCACGCAAGACAGACAACTGG CTGTCAGAATGGTGGATGCAGTCAGCCTATCTAGACTGCCGTATGCCGGTGGCGGTCTACACCAGCCCAGGGGTGGTCCTGCCTCGCATGCGCTTCCATGATCGACAAGGACAGATGAG GTTTGCTGCCAAACTGATTGCAGGAGTATtggactttaaaaaaatgattgacAC TGATACCCTGCCAATAGAGTATCTGAGTGAGAAGCCGCTGTGCATGAACCAGTATTACCAGATCCTGTCCTCCTGTCGTATCCCTGGTCCAAAGAGAGATACTGTTGTGAATCACACTCTCGGGAAAACACCTATCACTCATATCACTGTGGTCCACAACTTCCAG TTCTTTGTCTTGGATGTGTACCACAGCGATGGCACCCCGCTGACAGAAGACCAGATTTACATGCAGTTGGAGAAGATCTGGAACTCATCTTTACAGACTAACAAGGAGCCTATTGGCATCCTCACATCACAGCACCGCAACACCTGGGGGAAAGCCTATAACAGCCTCATcaagg ATAAGACAAATAAGGAGTCAGTCCGTGCCATCCAGAAAAGTATCTTCACCGTGTGTCTGGATGCCCCGATGCCACGGGTGTCGGACGAGCTGTACCCGAGCCGCGTGGCTGCCCAGATGCTGCATGGAGGAGGAGCTCGCTGGAACAGCGGCAACCGCTGGTTTGACAAGACATTACAG TTCATCGTTGGTGAAGACGGTACATGTGGACTAGTGTATGAACATGCACCTGCCGAGGGCCCACCCATTGTGTTTCTCATCGATTTCGTTGTTAAATACAT GCGGAGAACTGAAATAGTTCGCTCTCCCATGTTTCCCCTGCCCATGCCTCTGAAACTGCGCTTTAACATAACACCTGAGGTCAAGAGAGACATTGAGAGAGCCAAACAAAATATGAACAT GATGGTGCATGACTTAGATGTGAAGGTGCTTATGTTTTCTCATTTTGGAAAAAATGTCCCAAAGCAACATAAGCTGAGTCCAGATGCCTTCGTGCAAATGGCTCTGCAACTGGCCTACTTCAG GATGTATAATATGTGCTGCTCGACGTACGAGAGCGCATCGTTACGAATGTTCAAATATGGGCGAACAGACGCAATCCGTGCAACTACTGCGGACTCGTTCAAATTCGTCCAGGCAATGCAAGACCCATCTAAACCG AACGCAGAGAGGCTGGCGCTGCTGCAGGGTGCCGTTCAGACACATAAGGAGCACACGTACAAC gcaaTCTATGGACAAGCTATAGACAGACACCTCCTCGGGCTAAGGTTGCTGAGTATTGAAGAGCTGACCTCCATGCCTGAGATATTCATGGATACCTCTTTTGCTGTGGCTCATCATTATAATCTCTCCACCAGCCAG GTTGGCTCCAAGACAGACTGTGTGATGTGCTTTGGTCCAATGGTGCCAGATGGCTACGGAGTGTGTTACAATCCCATGGATGAGCACATCAACATCGCCATCACGGCCTTCAACAGCTGCGAGGAGACGCACGCTGCCAAGTTTGCCAAGGCTGTAGAGGACGCTCTGTTGGACATGAGAGCTCTCCTGGAAGACACAGCTACAGCCAAGCAGTGA